One genomic region from Mycobacterium basiliense encodes:
- a CDS encoding pentapeptide repeat-containing protein, which produces MSVANVGEENLGWDNTGAGNVGLANTGSHNVGAAFAAVGVVDISVHIPFTGVVSDMTLNEFTINSPPFEAYLAFAPYYIFYDFGPVTIDTTTFDPIPLNFLWDNTYHYDIGPGTFGPYEIPITDFSQQRWWQFGLPQLLGCRPW; this is translated from the coding sequence GTGAGCGTTGCCAATGTGGGGGAGGAGAACCTGGGGTGGGACAATACCGGTGCCGGCAATGTGGGGTTGGCCAATACCGGTAGTCACAACGTGGGGGCCGCATTCGCGGCGGTCGGTGTCGTGGACATTTCCGTGCACATACCGTTCACCGGTGTGGTCAGCGACATGACCCTCAACGAATTCACCATAAATAGCCCACCCTTCGAGGCCTACCTAGCATTTGCGCCGTACTACATCTTCTACGATTTCGGACCGGTCACCATTGACACCACCACTTTCGACCCGATCCCGTTGAACTTCTTGTGGGACAACACCTATCACTATGACATTGGACCGGGAACATTCGGCCCATACGAAATCCCGATCACCGACTTCTCGCAACAGCGGTGGTGGCAATTCGGGCTTCCTCAACTTCTCGGTTGCCGGCCCTGGTAG
- a CDS encoding redoxin NrdH translates to MTITVYTKPACVQCSATYKALDKQGTAYEKVDISLDSEARDYVMALGYLQAPVVVAGDDHWSGFRPDRIKALAKSALSA, encoded by the coding sequence ATGACCATCACCGTTTACACCAAGCCCGCATGCGTGCAGTGCAGCGCCACCTACAAGGCGCTGGACAAGCAAGGCACCGCCTACGAGAAGGTCGACATCAGCCTGGACTCTGAGGCGCGGGACTACGTCATGGCCCTGGGCTATCTGCAAGCGCCCGTGGTGGTGGCCGGAGATGACCACTGGTCCGGCTTCCGGCCCGATCGCATCAAGGCGCTCGCCAAGTCTGCGTTGAGCGCCTAG
- the nrdI gene encoding class Ib ribonucleoside-diphosphate reductase assembly flavoprotein NrdI: MDVAGRNLVYFSSVSENTHRFVQKLGVPATRIPLRGRIEVDEPYVLILPTYGGGRATPDLNAGGYVPKQVIAFLNDERNRSLIRGVIAAGNNNFGAEFAYAGNVISRKCGVPYLYRFELMGTEDDVEAVRAGLANFWAEFWKEQTCHQPSLQSL; encoded by the coding sequence ATGGACGTTGCGGGGCGCAACCTGGTCTATTTCTCCAGCGTGTCGGAGAACACCCACCGCTTCGTCCAGAAGCTGGGTGTCCCCGCCACCCGGATACCGCTGCGCGGCCGAATCGAGGTCGACGAGCCGTACGTGCTGATACTGCCCACCTACGGCGGCGGTCGTGCCACCCCGGACCTCAACGCTGGCGGCTATGTCCCCAAGCAGGTCATCGCCTTTTTGAACGACGAGCGCAACCGCTCGTTGATCCGCGGCGTCATCGCCGCGGGTAACAACAATTTCGGCGCCGAATTCGCCTACGCGGGCAATGTGATCTCGCGCAAGTGCGGCGTCCCCTACCTCTACCGTTTCGAACTGATGGGCACCGAGGACGACGTGGAAGCCGTCCGCGCGGGCTTAGCCAATTTCTGGGCCGAATTCTGGAAGGAACAGACGTGCCACCAACCGTCACTGCAGAGCCTGTAA
- the nrdE gene encoding class 1b ribonucleoside-diphosphate reductase subunit alpha, with product MPPTVTAEPVTAGAHAHFSGAPAEVDYHALNAMLNLYDADGKIQFDKDREAAHQYFLQHVNQNTVFFHNQDEKLDYLIRENYYEREVLDQYSRNFVKTLLDRAYAKKFRFPTFLGAFKYYTSYTLKTFDGKRYLERFEDRVVMVSLTLAAGDTVLAEKLVDEIIDGRFQPATPTFLNSGKKQRGEPVSCFLLRIEDNMESIGRSINSALQLSKRGGGVALLLTNIREHGAPIKNIENQSSGVIPIMKLLEDSFSYANQLGARQGAGAVYLHAHHPDIYRFLDTKRENADEKIRIKTLSLGVVIPDITFELAKKNEDMYLFSPYDVERVYGVPFADVSVTEKYYEMVDDARIRKNKIKAREFFQTLAELQFESGYPYIMFEDTVNRANPIEGKITHSNLCSEILQVSTPSLFNDDLSYAKVGKDISCNLGSLNIAKTMDSPDFAQSIEVAIRALTAVSDQTHISSVPSIEQGNNDSHAIGLGQMNLHGYLARERIFYGSEEGIDFTNMYFYTVLYHALRASNRIAIERGTHFKGFERSKYASGEFFDKYTDQIWEPKTERVRQLFADAGIRIPAQDDWQRLKESVQAHGIYNQNLQAVPPTGSISYINHSTSSIHPIVSKVEIRKEGKIGRVYYPAPYMTNDNLEYYQDAYEIGYEKIIDTYAAATQHVDQGLSLTLFFKDTATTREVNQAQIYAWRKGIKTLYYIRLRQMALEGTEVEGCVSCML from the coding sequence GTGCCACCAACCGTCACTGCAGAGCCTGTAACCGCTGGCGCGCACGCGCACTTTTCCGGGGCACCGGCCGAAGTGGATTACCACGCGCTGAACGCCATGCTGAATCTGTACGACGCGGACGGCAAGATCCAGTTCGACAAGGATCGGGAAGCCGCCCACCAGTACTTTCTGCAGCACGTCAACCAGAACACGGTGTTCTTCCACAACCAGGACGAGAAGCTTGACTACCTGATCCGCGAGAACTACTACGAGCGTGAGGTGCTCGACCAGTACTCGCGGAACTTCGTCAAGACCCTGCTCGACCGCGCTTACGCCAAGAAGTTCCGATTCCCGACATTCCTTGGCGCTTTCAAGTACTACACCTCGTACACGCTGAAGACCTTCGACGGGAAGCGCTACCTCGAACGTTTCGAGGATCGCGTGGTCATGGTGTCGCTAACCCTCGCCGCCGGCGACACCGTGCTGGCCGAGAAGCTGGTTGACGAGATCATCGACGGCCGATTCCAGCCGGCCACCCCGACGTTCTTGAATTCCGGCAAGAAGCAGCGCGGCGAACCGGTGAGCTGCTTCTTGCTGCGCATCGAAGACAACATGGAGTCCATCGGGCGGTCAATCAACTCCGCGCTGCAGCTGTCCAAGCGCGGTGGGGGAGTTGCCCTGCTGCTGACCAATATTCGCGAGCACGGCGCCCCGATCAAGAACATCGAAAACCAGTCATCGGGCGTCATCCCCATCATGAAGCTGCTCGAGGATTCGTTCTCCTACGCCAACCAGCTGGGTGCGCGCCAAGGTGCCGGCGCGGTGTACCTGCACGCGCATCACCCCGACATCTACCGCTTCCTAGACACCAAGCGGGAGAACGCCGACGAGAAGATCCGGATCAAGACGCTAAGCCTGGGCGTGGTGATTCCCGACATCACCTTCGAGCTGGCCAAGAAGAACGAGGACATGTACCTGTTCTCGCCCTATGACGTGGAACGGGTCTATGGCGTGCCGTTCGCCGATGTCTCGGTAACCGAGAAGTACTACGAGATGGTCGACGACGCGCGCATCCGCAAGAACAAGATCAAGGCGCGCGAGTTCTTCCAGACGCTGGCCGAGCTGCAGTTCGAGTCCGGCTATCCCTACATTATGTTCGAGGACACCGTCAATCGCGCCAATCCGATCGAGGGCAAGATCACGCACTCGAACCTGTGCTCGGAGATCCTGCAGGTGTCCACGCCGTCGTTGTTCAACGACGACTTGTCCTATGCCAAAGTCGGCAAAGACATTTCATGCAACCTTGGGTCGCTGAACATCGCCAAGACGATGGATTCGCCGGACTTCGCCCAGAGTATCGAGGTGGCGATCCGAGCGCTGACCGCGGTAAGCGACCAGACCCACATCAGCTCCGTACCCTCAATCGAGCAGGGCAACAACGATTCCCACGCCATCGGGCTGGGGCAGATGAACTTGCACGGCTACCTGGCCCGCGAGCGGATTTTCTACGGTTCTGAAGAAGGCATCGACTTCACCAACATGTACTTCTATACGGTGCTGTATCACGCATTGCGGGCATCGAACCGGATCGCGATTGAACGTGGCACGCATTTCAAAGGGTTCGAGCGGTCGAAGTATGCGTCGGGGGAGTTCTTCGACAAATACACCGACCAGATCTGGGAGCCCAAAACCGAACGGGTGCGCCAGCTTTTCGCCGATGCAGGAATCCGCATCCCGGCGCAGGACGACTGGCAGCGGCTGAAGGAATCGGTGCAAGCGCACGGTATCTACAACCAGAACCTGCAGGCGGTGCCGCCGACCGGGTCGATCTCCTACATCAACCATTCGACATCGTCGATCCACCCGATTGTGTCGAAGGTCGAGATCCGTAAGGAAGGCAAGATCGGCCGCGTTTACTATCCGGCGCCGTATATGACCAACGACAACCTGGAGTACTACCAGGACGCCTACGAAATCGGCTACGAGAAGATCATCGACACCTATGCGGCGGCCACGCAGCATGTGGATCAAGGGCTTTCGCTGACGTTGTTCTTCAAGGACACCGCCACTACCCGCGAGGTGAACCAGGCGCAGATCTACGCCTGGCGCAAGGGGATCAAGACCCTGTACTACATCCGGCTGCGCCAGATGGCGTTGGAAGGAACCGAGGTCGAGGGCTGCGTCTCCTGCATGCTGTAG
- a CDS encoding TetR/AcrR family transcriptional regulator: protein MPRAARPHPSAKPGVKVDARSERWREHRKKVRSEIVEAAFRAIDRLGPELSVREIAEEAGTAKPKIYRHFADKSDLFVAIGERLRDMLWAAIFPSINLATDSAREVIRRSVDEYVTLVDKHPNVLRVFIQGRSAKQSEATVRTLNEGREITLTFAELFNNELREMDLNRAALELAAHSAFGAAASATEWWLGPEPESPRRMSHDQFVAHLTTIMMGVIVGTAETLGIAMDPDKPIHDAVPSKSAAS from the coding sequence ATGCCTCGAGCTGCTAGACCCCATCCCAGCGCGAAACCTGGGGTCAAAGTCGACGCGCGCAGCGAGCGTTGGCGCGAGCACCGCAAGAAGGTGCGCAGCGAAATCGTCGAAGCGGCCTTCCGCGCCATCGACCGCTTGGGGCCCGAGCTGAGCGTGCGCGAGATCGCCGAAGAGGCCGGCACCGCCAAGCCCAAGATCTACCGTCATTTCGCCGATAAGTCCGATCTGTTCGTGGCGATCGGAGAACGTCTGCGCGACATGCTGTGGGCGGCGATATTCCCGTCTATCAATCTGGCCACCGACTCGGCGCGCGAGGTGATCCGGCGCAGTGTCGACGAGTACGTCACCTTAGTGGACAAGCATCCCAACGTGCTGCGGGTCTTTATTCAGGGCCGCTCGGCAAAGCAGTCCGAGGCGACGGTGCGCACCCTCAACGAGGGTCGCGAGATCACGCTGACCTTCGCGGAGCTGTTCAACAACGAACTGCGCGAAATGGACTTGAACCGCGCGGCGCTCGAGCTTGCCGCACACAGCGCATTCGGAGCCGCCGCGTCGGCCACCGAATGGTGGCTGGGTCCCGAGCCGGAGAGCCCGCGACGGATGTCGCATGATCAGTTCGTCGCCCACCTGACGACGATCATGATGGGAGTCATCGTGGGCACTGCCGAGACGCTGGGCATTGCGATGGACCCCGACAAGCCGATCCACGACGCGGTGCCCAGCAAATCCGCCGCCAGCTGA
- a CDS encoding flavin-containing monooxygenase: MTDVVIPTTETAESGESPAPKPPVHTRAVIIGTGFSGLGMAIALQKQGVDFVILEKADDVGGTWRDNSYPGCACDIPSHLYSFSFEPKPDWRNPFSYQPEIWDYLKGVTEKYGLHRYIEFNSLVDRGYWDDEECRWHVFTADGREYVAQFLVSGAGALHIPSLPDIEGRDEFAGPAFHSAEWDHSVDLTGKRVAIIGTGASAIQIVPEIVDKVAELHLYQRTPPWVVPRSNPELPPALRRAMENVPGLRALVRLGLYWAQEALAYGMTKRPNMLKVVEAYGKYNIRRSVKDGELRRKLTPHYRIGCKRILNSSSYYPAVANPKTELIIDGIRRITRNGIVTADDTERPVDVIVYATGFHVTDSYTYVQIKGRHGEDLVDRWNREGIGAHRGITVADVPNLFFLLGPNTGLGHNSVVFMIESQIHYVADAIAKCDKRGAQALAPTREAQDRFNEELQRKLAGSVWNSGGCRSWYLDEHGRNTVLWGGYTWQYWMGTRSVKPQEYQFFGVGSKPRRAAASAAE; the protein is encoded by the coding sequence ATGACTGATGTCGTGATCCCCACTACCGAAACAGCTGAATCCGGGGAATCGCCGGCACCCAAGCCGCCGGTTCATACCCGCGCCGTCATCATCGGGACCGGGTTCTCCGGTCTGGGCATGGCCATCGCGCTGCAGAAGCAGGGCGTGGACTTCGTCATCTTGGAGAAGGCCGACGACGTCGGCGGTACCTGGCGAGACAACAGCTACCCGGGCTGCGCCTGCGACATCCCGTCGCATTTGTACTCGTTCTCGTTCGAGCCCAAGCCGGACTGGCGCAACCCGTTCTCCTATCAACCCGAAATTTGGGACTACCTCAAGGGAGTCACCGAAAAGTACGGATTACACCGCTACATCGAATTCAATTCCCTGGTCGATCGCGGCTACTGGGACGACGAGGAGTGTCGCTGGCACGTCTTCACCGCCGATGGCCGCGAATACGTTGCCCAGTTCTTGGTCTCGGGGGCCGGCGCACTGCATATCCCATCCCTCCCGGACATCGAGGGCCGTGATGAATTTGCCGGGCCCGCGTTCCACTCCGCGGAGTGGGATCACAGCGTCGATCTCACCGGCAAGCGGGTGGCCATCATCGGCACCGGCGCCAGCGCGATCCAGATCGTGCCGGAGATCGTTGACAAAGTGGCCGAACTTCATCTCTACCAACGCACTCCGCCCTGGGTGGTGCCGCGCTCCAACCCCGAACTCCCGCCAGCACTGCGCCGGGCCATGGAGAACGTCCCGGGGCTACGCGCCCTGGTGCGCCTGGGCCTGTACTGGGCGCAGGAGGCGCTGGCCTACGGCATGACCAAGCGGCCGAACATGCTGAAAGTTGTTGAGGCTTACGGTAAGTACAACATTCGCCGCTCGGTGAAGGATGGTGAGTTGCGCCGCAAGCTGACCCCGCACTATCGCATCGGTTGCAAACGCATCCTGAATTCGTCCAGCTACTACCCGGCCGTCGCGAACCCGAAGACCGAGCTGATCATCGACGGCATCCGCCGAATCACGCGCAACGGGATTGTCACCGCCGATGACACCGAACGCCCGGTCGACGTGATCGTCTATGCCACCGGGTTCCACGTCACCGACTCCTACACCTATGTGCAGATCAAGGGTCGGCACGGTGAGGATCTGGTGGATCGGTGGAACCGCGAGGGCATCGGGGCGCACCGCGGTATCACCGTGGCCGATGTCCCCAACCTGTTTTTCCTGCTGGGTCCCAACACCGGCCTGGGACACAACTCGGTGGTGTTCATGATCGAGTCCCAGATCCACTACGTCGCCGATGCGATCGCCAAGTGCGACAAGAGGGGGGCCCAGGCGCTGGCGCCGACCCGCGAAGCGCAGGACCGATTCAACGAGGAACTGCAACGAAAGCTGGCCGGCTCGGTGTGGAACAGCGGTGGTTGCCGCAGCTGGTACCTCGACGAGCACGGTAGGAACACCGTGCTATGGGGCGGCTACACCTGGCAGTACTGGATGGGCACCCGGTCGGTCAAGCCGCAGGAGTACCAGTTCTTCGGGGTCGGCAGCAAGCCCCGCCGGGCTGCGGCGTCAGCGGCTGAGTAG
- a CDS encoding TetR/AcrR family transcriptional regulator — MARTPDLQRRRQLLDALVANFAAHGVGDRSLRDVATAVGTSHRMLLHHFGSRENLLVAVVDEVERRQMGLMPDLPTSPAHSFAAMWADVRRPELRQLERLFFECYSRAAQGEKPFAQMVPGAVNNWLAEADAVAQGAVDAAMVRLGLAVIRGLLLDLVATDDDAGVDAAATAFAELLSR; from the coding sequence GTGGCGCGCACGCCTGACCTGCAGCGGCGTCGGCAACTACTGGACGCGCTGGTTGCGAACTTCGCCGCACATGGCGTCGGTGACCGATCGCTGCGCGACGTCGCGACCGCGGTCGGCACCAGCCATCGAATGCTGCTGCACCACTTCGGATCTCGAGAGAATCTGCTGGTGGCGGTGGTCGACGAGGTCGAGCGCCGACAGATGGGCCTGATGCCTGATTTGCCGACGAGCCCCGCGCACAGCTTCGCCGCCATGTGGGCCGATGTTCGCCGGCCCGAACTGCGCCAGCTAGAACGTCTCTTCTTCGAGTGTTACTCCCGCGCCGCACAAGGCGAAAAGCCGTTCGCTCAAATGGTCCCCGGCGCGGTCAACAACTGGCTGGCCGAAGCCGACGCCGTCGCCCAAGGCGCGGTCGATGCGGCTATGGTGCGCCTCGGGCTGGCGGTGATCCGTGGTCTGTTGCTGGACCTGGTCGCCACCGACGACGATGCCGGGGTAGACGCGGCCGCAACGGCCTTCGCGGAGCTACTCAGCCGCTGA
- a CDS encoding SRPBCC family protein → MITGHSVEIDAPPETVWAVFSDVERWPEWTASVTSLVGLDGPALASGKRFEIKQPRMAKLVWTVTEIDPGVSWTWEQRSPGALARARHDVIPQPGGRTLVRQRLDQRGILGALVGRLMANMTKRYLDLEANGLKDRAEELRRAGGAHA, encoded by the coding sequence ATGATTACCGGGCACAGTGTTGAGATCGATGCGCCACCGGAAACCGTCTGGGCGGTTTTCAGCGACGTTGAACGGTGGCCCGAATGGACCGCATCGGTGACCTCGCTGGTTGGGCTGGACGGGCCGGCCCTGGCGTCTGGCAAACGGTTCGAAATCAAGCAACCCCGCATGGCCAAACTGGTCTGGACGGTCACCGAGATCGATCCGGGTGTCTCCTGGACGTGGGAACAGCGCTCCCCGGGCGCGCTGGCGCGCGCTCGCCACGACGTCATCCCGCAGCCTGGCGGCCGCACGCTGGTGCGCCAGCGACTCGACCAGCGCGGCATACTCGGCGCCCTCGTCGGCCGGCTGATGGCCAACATGACCAAGCGCTACCTCGACCTGGAAGCCAACGGCCTCAAGGACAGGGCCGAAGAGCTCAGGCGCGCCGGTGGCGCGCACGCCTGA
- a CDS encoding enolase C-terminal domain-like protein: MNSRTIDQVDVETYTVPTAQPEADGTLQWDATTAVVVRVHAAEATGLGWTYSSPAAAEVVNGNLCDVVTGRDPADVGGAWAAMHRACRNYGTRGLIMQALSAVDIALWDLKARLLDTPLAILFGRCRSAVPIYGSGGFVDLEYQRLAEQVHFWQQIGCTAMKIKIGQDWGSKIERDLKRVNQLRDMAGDGVQLMVDANGAFTCAQARRIGAALDDLGVSWFEEPVSSDDADGLGRLRDCLGCDIAAGEYVADSHDARRLAPVVDCLQLDVTRCGGYSGWLAAASIAAAHNLEVSAHCAPALHAPVAAAIPHLRHIEYFIDHTRLEPRLFNGVPRAADGQLRLDLSRPGHGMTVAAGAEQYRKAP; this comes from the coding sequence ATGAATTCGCGCACAATAGATCAGGTCGATGTGGAGACCTACACGGTGCCCACCGCCCAACCCGAGGCCGACGGCACGCTGCAGTGGGACGCCACCACAGCGGTGGTTGTTCGGGTACACGCCGCAGAGGCCACGGGGCTGGGCTGGACCTACAGCTCGCCGGCGGCCGCGGAGGTTGTCAACGGAAACCTGTGCGATGTCGTCACCGGCCGTGACCCCGCCGACGTCGGCGGCGCATGGGCGGCCATGCATCGGGCCTGCCGAAACTACGGCACTCGCGGACTGATCATGCAGGCGCTCAGCGCCGTCGACATCGCGCTGTGGGACCTCAAAGCCCGCCTGCTGGACACGCCCCTTGCTATCCTCTTCGGCCGCTGCCGGTCCGCGGTACCTATCTACGGGTCCGGAGGCTTCGTCGACCTCGAATACCAGCGGCTGGCCGAACAGGTCCACTTTTGGCAACAAATCGGGTGTACCGCGATGAAAATCAAGATCGGCCAGGACTGGGGTAGCAAAATTGAACGAGACCTCAAGCGGGTCAACCAGCTCCGCGACATGGCCGGCGACGGGGTGCAGCTCATGGTGGACGCCAACGGCGCCTTCACATGCGCTCAGGCCAGGCGTATCGGCGCCGCCCTGGACGACCTCGGTGTGTCCTGGTTCGAAGAGCCCGTCAGCAGCGACGACGCCGATGGCCTGGGTAGGCTGCGCGATTGCCTGGGCTGCGACATCGCCGCAGGCGAGTACGTCGCCGACAGCCACGACGCCCGGCGCCTGGCACCCGTGGTCGACTGCCTCCAACTCGACGTCACCCGCTGCGGCGGCTACAGCGGGTGGCTGGCCGCCGCGTCTATCGCGGCCGCCCACAATCTCGAGGTTTCGGCGCACTGTGCACCGGCCTTGCACGCGCCGGTCGCCGCCGCGATCCCACACCTGCGCCACATCGAATACTTCATCGACCACACCCGGTTGGAACCAAGGCTTTTCAACGGTGTACCCCGCGCCGCTGACGGACAGCTTCGGCTAGATCTGTCCCGACCCGGCCACGGCATGACCGTGGCCGCGGGGGCAGAACAATACCGGAAGGCGCCGTAG
- a CDS encoding GMC family oxidoreductase: MRRYRPQDEVDVVIVGAGAGGATLGQRLARAGWSVVILDAGPFWDPDTDWVSDERGSHGLYWTDPRQIGGANPVPLGSNNSGRGVGGSMVHYAGYTPRFHPSDFHTSSADGVGADWPIEYAHLRPYYAQIEAELPVAGQDWPWGEPHRYPHSPHPVSGNGLVALRGAEALGIDMRVGPVAIPNGRFGNRPHCIYRGFCLQGCKVNAKASPLITHIPDALAHGAEIRADSHVTRVLVDDDAGRATGVEYLRSGVAYRQRARSVVVAGYSIETPRLLLLSATDRYRDGLGNDHDQLGRHLMVQGAPQVAGRFDDEVRMYKSPPPEVSSEQFYETDTTKAYRRGYSIQTVSPLPITWAEHVGAQGHWGETLREYMRDYIHWATLGALCELLPLPGNRVTLADEADRHCLPVAHFTYSQCDNDKRIIAAARDVMSDILRAAGAQEVIAIERYAHLVGGARMALRPEDGVIDAHHRVFGVDRLYVVDGSVMPTQGAANPALTIMALAARAADLMTRHASRS; encoded by the coding sequence ATGCGCAGGTACCGACCGCAAGACGAGGTCGACGTGGTCATCGTCGGCGCCGGTGCCGGAGGGGCGACCCTTGGCCAGCGGCTGGCCCGCGCCGGCTGGTCGGTGGTCATCCTCGATGCCGGGCCTTTCTGGGACCCCGACACCGACTGGGTGAGCGACGAACGCGGGTCACACGGTCTGTACTGGACCGATCCGCGCCAAATCGGCGGCGCCAATCCCGTCCCGCTGGGATCCAACAATTCCGGGCGAGGTGTCGGCGGTTCCATGGTGCATTACGCGGGCTACACTCCGCGTTTTCACCCGTCGGACTTCCACACGTCGAGCGCCGATGGGGTCGGTGCGGACTGGCCGATCGAATACGCCCACCTGCGCCCGTACTACGCCCAGATCGAAGCCGAACTGCCGGTCGCCGGCCAGGATTGGCCGTGGGGCGAGCCACACCGGTATCCCCACAGCCCCCATCCGGTCAGCGGCAACGGCCTAGTTGCGCTGCGCGGCGCCGAGGCACTCGGTATCGACATGCGCGTCGGCCCCGTCGCGATCCCGAACGGGCGCTTCGGCAACCGGCCGCACTGCATCTACCGCGGATTTTGCCTGCAGGGCTGCAAAGTCAACGCCAAGGCCAGCCCGCTGATCACCCACATCCCCGATGCCCTGGCCCACGGCGCGGAGATCCGCGCGGACTCGCATGTCACCCGCGTCCTGGTGGACGACGACGCCGGGCGCGCCACTGGAGTCGAGTATCTGCGCAGTGGAGTGGCCTACCGGCAACGGGCCCGGTCGGTGGTGGTGGCCGGCTATTCGATCGAGACGCCGCGGCTGTTGTTGTTGTCGGCCACAGATCGTTACCGCGATGGGTTGGGCAATGACCACGACCAGCTCGGCCGCCACCTGATGGTGCAAGGCGCCCCGCAGGTTGCCGGGCGTTTCGACGACGAGGTGCGGATGTACAAGTCGCCACCGCCGGAAGTCAGCAGCGAGCAGTTCTACGAAACCGACACCACCAAAGCATATCGTCGTGGCTATTCCATCCAGACGGTGAGCCCGCTGCCGATTACCTGGGCCGAACATGTTGGCGCCCAGGGACATTGGGGGGAGACGCTGCGCGAGTACATGCGCGACTACATTCATTGGGCCACCCTGGGCGCACTGTGCGAACTGCTGCCCCTGCCCGGCAATCGCGTCACCCTGGCCGACGAGGCCGATCGCCACTGCCTGCCCGTCGCGCATTTCACATACAGCCAGTGCGACAACGACAAACGAATTATCGCCGCGGCACGCGACGTCATGTCGGACATCCTTCGCGCCGCCGGCGCTCAGGAGGTCATCGCCATCGAGCGGTACGCCCACCTCGTCGGAGGGGCCCGGATGGCGCTGCGCCCCGAAGACGGCGTCATTGACGCCCACCACCGAGTGTTTGGGGTGGACCGACTCTATGTCGTCGACGGCAGCGTGATGCCCACTCAGGGTGCCGCCAACCCGGCCCTGACCATCATGGCGCTGGCGGCCCGAGCCGCCGACCTAATGACCCGCCACGCCAGCCGATCTTGA
- a CDS encoding gluconate 2-dehydrogenase subunit 3 family protein — protein MPFHPPGRHAITPQDRGRFPGFDVLDRVESWDQVTAGVILARLALPKMLSFFTPTEVAVAAPMLDLLLAQDRDPRVPVLALIDDRLSIGETDGWHYDDMPEDGQAWRATLAGLDNDARDRYGVGYAELARPRQARLLQDVQHLADAGRSWHDFAAAHVWSLWTRYACTAFYSHPWAWNEIGFTGPAYPRGYLNPGINARESFEIPDRNGADPVPFAARVEQARRADDDLPNANA, from the coding sequence ATGCCGTTTCACCCGCCGGGCCGGCACGCGATCACACCTCAGGATCGGGGCAGATTTCCCGGATTCGACGTCCTGGATCGCGTCGAGTCGTGGGATCAGGTGACCGCCGGAGTGATACTGGCGCGCCTGGCGCTGCCCAAGATGCTGTCATTTTTCACACCGACCGAAGTGGCGGTGGCGGCCCCGATGCTCGATCTGCTGCTCGCGCAGGACCGAGATCCCCGAGTGCCGGTCCTCGCGCTCATCGACGACCGCCTATCGATCGGGGAAACCGACGGCTGGCACTACGACGACATGCCCGAAGACGGACAGGCCTGGCGCGCGACCCTGGCGGGCCTGGACAACGATGCGCGCGATCGCTACGGCGTCGGCTATGCCGAGCTCGCCAGACCTCGGCAGGCCAGACTGTTGCAGGACGTCCAGCACCTTGCCGACGCCGGCCGTTCCTGGCACGACTTCGCTGCCGCGCACGTCTGGAGTCTGTGGACCCGCTACGCCTGCACCGCCTTCTACTCGCACCCGTGGGCGTGGAACGAGATCGGCTTTACCGGACCCGCCTATCCTCGCGGATATCTCAATCCGGGCATCAACGCCCGGGAAAGCTTCGAGATACCGGATCGCAACGGCGCGGATCCGGTCCCGTTCGCAGCACGCGTGGAACAGGCCCGGCGGGCCGACGACGACCTACCCAACGCTAATGCGTGA